In Vicia villosa cultivar HV-30 ecotype Madison, WI unplaced genomic scaffold, Vvil1.0 ctg.000068F_1_1_2_unsc, whole genome shotgun sequence, a single genomic region encodes these proteins:
- the LOC131623466 gene encoding thioredoxin-like protein CXXS1, protein METIEQNKPKVVVIDSVQSWEFYVNQASNQNSPIVVHFTASWCMPSVAMISFFEELASDYPDFVFLSVDVDEVKEVATKNDIRAMPTFLFLKDGTASEKIVGANPEELKKRIDGLVQTTRASVA, encoded by the exons ATGGAAACCATAGAGCAAAACAAGCCTAAGGTTGTGGTGATTGATTCTGTTCAATCATGGGAATTCTATGTCAACCAAGCTTCTAACCAGAATTCTCCT ATTGTTGTTCACTTTACTGCTTCATGGTGCATGCCATCAGTGGCTATGATTTCGTTTTTTGAAGAACTTGCATCAGATTATCCGGATTTTGTGTTTCTCTCTGTTGATGTTGATGAAGTTAAG GAGGTGGCCACCAAGAATGACATAAGGGCAATGCCGACATTTCTGTTTCTGAAGGATGGTACTGCATCGGAGAAGATAGTTGGTGCTAATCCAGAAGAGTTAAAGAAAAGGATAGATGGGTTGGTTCAGACCACTCGCGCATCGGTTGCGTAG